A stretch of the Aegilops tauschii subsp. strangulata cultivar AL8/78 chromosome 4, Aet v6.0, whole genome shotgun sequence genome encodes the following:
- the LOC109738638 gene encoding uncharacterized protein translates to MLRRTPEDLVDEKRSGCSQSNMESSTKTPGERHYVNMQWALFFYECGIPFNAASSRQFEVAIEASCQYGSGYKPPSAHELREPLLNDCVKETGLLRRQHESAWKKYGCTLMSDGWSDKRGRHLINFLVNSPEGTFFLESVDASSVCHDGDMIADLLEKRILDVGKENVVQVVTDNGANYKKAGHLLMERMPTLYWTPCACHCLDLMLEDIGKLKAFKKPIAGARRVTTFIYRHGRLLSPMRKATGGDLVRPAATRFATAILTLRSLVKNKAALRSLFTSDEWVGNKLAKTQVGLNVQEIILSTEWWSAIEDCLRASTPLLRVLRVADGDEKPAMPEIKALMIYAKERLNLGFPQQNKQPLLKKILAIVDKRWENQMDHPLYGAALFLNPGKFFPIVSRNDDALVGELRSCFNDVLAKMVPDANVRKKIDQQSVLYEGQREGFSNPLALETMSTRNPLDWWSSFGGWAIDLQRFAKRIVSLCASSSGCERNWSTFEFVSQLVKQYLCLFNDDFSK, encoded by the exons ATGCTACGAAGAACACCTGAGGATCTTGTAGATGAAAAACGCTCTGGGTGTTCTCAAAGCAACATGGAGTCTAGCACAAAGACTCCGGGAGAGAGGCATTATGTCAATATGCAGTGGGCATTGTTCTTTTACGAGTGTGGCATTCCATTCAATGCTGCAAGTAGTAGGCAGTTTGAGGTCGCAATTGAAGCCTCTTGTCAATATGGTTCAGGTTACAAGCCTCCTAGTGCACATGAGCTGAGAGAGCCATTGCTTAATGATTGTGTGAAGGAAACAGGACTTTTGAGGAGGCAACACGAGTCAGCATGGAAAAAATATGGATGCACACTCATGTCGGATGGCTGGTCGGATAAAAGAGGACGCCATTTGATTAACTTCCTTGTTAATAGTCCAGAGGGCACTTTCTTTTTGGAGTCGGTTGATGCCTCAAGTGTATGTCATGACGGTGATATGATAGCTGATTTGCTTGAGAAGAGAATTCTGGATGTTGGAAAAGAGAATGTGGTACAAGTTGTCACCGATAATGGTGCTAATTACAAGAAAGCTGGTCACCTTCTAATGGAGAGGATGCCTACTCTATATTGGACCCCGTGTGCATGTCATTGCTTGGACCTAATGTTGGAAGATATAGGAAAGTTGAAGGCATTTAAGAAGCCTATTGCAGGGGCTAGACGTGTCACAACTTTCATCTATAGACATGGAAGACTTCTTAGTCCAATGAGGAAGGCCACGGGTGGGGATCTTGTGAGACCAGCAGCCACTCGTTTTGCCACAGCCATCCTCACACTTAGGAGTTTGGTCAAGAACAAGGCTGCATTGAGGAGTTTATTTACATCTGATGAATGGGTTGGAAACAAGTTAGCAAAAACACAAGTTGGCTTGAATGTGCAAGAGATTATACTTTCAACGGAGTGGTGGAGCGCAATTGAGGACTGCCTTAGAGCTTCAACTCCACTTCTTAGAGTTCTTAGAGTAGCGGATGGTGATGAGAAGCCTGCCATGCCAGAGATTAAAGCACTTATGATTTATGCAAAGGAGAGGCTCAATCTAGGTTTCCCTCAACAAAACAAGCAACCATTGCTCAAGAAGATCTTGGCCATTGTTGACAAGCGTTGGGAGAATCAAATGGATCATCCATTGTATGGGGCTGCTCTATTTTTGAACCCAGGAAAGTTCTTTCCTATTGTAAGCAGAAATGATGATGCCTTAGTTGGGGAGCTTAGGAGCTGCTTTAATGATGTGCTTGCAAAAATGGTACCGGATGCCAATGTTCGAAAAAAGATTGATCAACAATCTGTGCTCTATGAGGGCCAGCGAGAAGGCTTTTCTAATCCATTGGCACTCGAGACCATGAGCACAAGAAACCCTC TTGATTGGTGGAGTTCATTTGGTGGTTGGGCCATTGACCTACAAAGGTTTGCAAAGCGCATTGTTAGTCTTTGTGCTTCATCATCTGGTTGTGAGAGGAATTGGAGCACGTTTGAATTTGTAAGTCAACTAGTAAAGCAGTATTTGTGTTTGTTCaatgatgatttcagcaagtaa